The Candidatus Desulfatibia profunda genome contains the following window.
GCTTTTTCTTTACAGCCAACTGCTGCTGGCTCTGGCGCGCGACAAAGCCCGCTACGGCACAACCGGTACAGCGCGGCAATTCTGGGCGGTCTGGAGGGAAGAGCTTCTTGACACTCCCGTTAAAAAGTTAATGGATCAGCCGCTCGATCAAGAAGATATAGACAAACTATTGTCCTTGCCTTTTGCAGATGTCCGCAACGTTTATCTTTCTATACTTGAGAAGGGCAGAGAGGTTTACGAACAGGACCGGGCGCTCTATGCCCTGTGCCGCCCGGAGCGCTTGCTTGAATTGGCCTATAAGTTCATCCTGTATGACGGCGGCATAAAAAAAATAGCCCGGTATCAGCAGTATTTTACCGTGCATGACATTATGGATCGCGTTATGAGCGCGGCTGCCAATGAACCGCGACCGGGCGGGGTGGTTTGGCACACCCAGGGCAGCGGCAAATCATTGACTATGGTCATGCTGGCTAAATCACTGGCCTTGCGACCGGATATTCTGAACCCCAAGGTTATTCTGGTTACCGACCGGATCGACCTGGACCATCAAATCTGCGGAACATTCAGGGCTTGTGGGCTGGAACCGAAACAGGCCAATACCGGCAAGCATCTGGTGGATCTGCTGCTGGATCACCGCTCACACGTGGTCACTACACTGATTCATAAGTTTGCTACGGCTGTTTCCAACCGAAAGTTGACCCGGGCGGACCGCAACACTTTCGTTCTGGTGGATGAGGGCCACCGCAGCCAGTATCATGAACAGCATGCGCGTATGCGCCCGGCGCTAAAAGGTGCTTGTTTCATTGCGTTTACCGGAACGCCCCTGGCCAAATCCGCCAAAAAGAACACCTTTGCTCAATTCGGAGACCTTTTCCGTCCACCCTATACGATTGCACGCGCTGTGGAAGACAAGGCTGTTGTACCGCTTCTTTACGAGGGACGGCATGTGCCCCAGGAAGTAGAAAAAAATGCCATTGACGGCTGGTTTGAAAAGCTCACATTAGGGCTGACCAAAGACCAGCAAGCCGACCTGAAACGAAAGTTTTCCACCGAGCGCCAGCTCAACAAAGCCACCCAAAAAGTTCGCATGATCGCCTGGGACGTCAGTCTGCATTACGCCATGGCCTACCAGGGAACCGGGCTTAAAGGACAGTTGGTCACGCCTGGCAAGGAAACGGCGCTCAAATACAAGCAGTTCATAGATGAGTTTGGCCTGGTTTCAACCGAAGTTTTGATTTCTGCGCCGGCCGTGCGCGAAGGTGAAGATAAAGGATTCGAGCCATCTCAAACAGAGACCGCCTTTTGGCGGGAGATGATGGACCGGTATGGCTCTGGAAAGAATTACAGCAAACAGCTCATCAATGCCTTCAAACACGGTGACAGCCCGGAAATCATCATCGTGGTCGACAAACTCATTACCGGTTTTGATGCTCCGGCGAATACAGTGCTTTATCTGGCCCGCAAACTGAAAGAGCATACCCTGCTTCAGGCCATCGCCCGTGTGAATCGTCTGCACCAGGGCAAGGAATACGGGCTGATTCTTGACTACAGCGGAGTTATTGAAGAGCTGGACCAAGCCATCGATTTTTATAGCCTGCTTGCCGACTATGACCGGTCGGACCTGGAAGAGACGGTTACATACATTTCTGATAAGGCGGCGGAACTACCACAACTGCATTCAAACGTATGGGAAATCTTCAGTGAAGTTAAGGGGACGAAGGACCCCGAAGTCTATGAAGTGCATCTGCGCGATGCTGACCTACGCAACAAGTTTTATGAGCGATTCAGTCTCTTTGCCCGCACGCTTTCACTGGCTCTTTCGTCGACCAACTTTTTGGAAACCACGCCACTGAAAACGATCAATACATACAAAACCGACCTTAAGTTTTTCCAGAATCTAAGGGCAGCCGTTACCCAGCGCTATCAGGAGACGATTAATTTTTCAGAATATGAACCCAAAATCAAGAAACTAATAGATACCCATGTTGGTGCCGGTGACGTTGAGCAACTCTGTGAACCGATCAATCTTCTGGATGCCAGGGAACGACAACAAGTGCTCGAAAATAATGGTGTGAGTGTGGGCGCCAAGGCAGACAAAATCGCGTCTGCGACCCGGCACGTCATCGAGCAGGAAATCGCTAAAGACCCTGCCTTTTATAGGAAGTTTTCAAAGTTACTGGAGGAGGTGATCGAAGCCTACCATGCAGGAAGGCTTAAGGCCCTGGAAGCCCTTGAAAAGATTAAGGACATCTCAACAAAAGTTATCACACACACGGATGACGACATCCCTTCTGAGCTTATCGGAAAAGATTTGGCGCGTCGTTATTTTGGATGCGTTTCCGAAGCGCTATCTGAATACGGCGAGGCTAAGGATAAACCCGGAACAGATATTGCGCTTCAGGTTTCGGAAAGAATAACCCCTTACAAAATCCGCGACTGGCGCACCAATCAAGATGCGATCAACAAAATGCGGGGCGAGATCGACGATATCCTTTTTGAAGTTGCCGAGCAGTACAGCCTCGATCTTTCACTGGATGACCACGATGCCATCATTGACCGTTGCATAGAGGTGGCAATTGCAAATGAAGATTAAGGCTGAAAAACATATCTTGGATAAAAACAATATAGTAAAGGTATAATACAGTAAAACTATCTGTCCGAAATTCGAAAGAAACATGCAAGGAAAATTAAACTTCTTGAAATTTTGGACGGCTTGAATAACAAACGTATTATGGATACGCTTTAGCCCGTAAGCTCAGCATAAAAGATTGTGTCAGACAACAAAAATACAAATTATGCTTTAAGGCTTTATAATGCAAAACCAGCGACAACAATTCGGGAAAGAAAGCGAATCCATTGCCGTTAAGCATCTGAAAAAAAACGGATACAAGATTCTGGAGCAAAACTATCGCAACCCGCTCGGTGAAATCGATGTGATCGCCAAAGACAAAAATACGCTGGTATTTGTAGAAGTCAAAGCCCGCAGGTCCGGTGGCTACGGCAGCCCCAAATGGGCCGTAACCCCTAAAAAACAAAGACAGATTTCCAAAGTGGCATTGTATTACCTCAAAGCCGTCAAGCAGAAAAATGTCAAAGCACGCTTTGACGTTGTGGCCATCAGTTCAACCGATGACAACCCCAGGATAGAACTCATCAAAAATGCTTTTGAACTCGCCTACGGATAATTCCGGACATACCCAAAAACCAGGGGAGCTTTACGTCGTTGCCACCCCCATCGGCAACATGAAAGATATTACTATAAGGGCTCTGGAGGTCCTGGGTCAAGTCGACCTTATCGCCGCCGAAGATACCCGGCATACCGGCAGGCTGCTGGCTCATCATCAGATCAAGGGGCGTTTTGTCTCCTATCACGAACACAATGAAGCCGAGCGTACACCGGAACTTCTCAACAAACTTAAAACCGGATTATCGGTAGCGTTGGTATCCAATGCCGGAACGCCGTCTGTGTCCGATCCCGGCTACCGGCTGATCAGTGCTGCCGTCGCCGGCGGCATCAACGTCATTCCCGTACCGGGGGTTTCAGCCGCGGTCTGCGCGCTCAGCGCGGCCGGACTGCCGACCGATTCCTTTGTGTTTGTCGGGTTCCCGGCCTCAAAAAAAGCCCGGCGACTGAAGCAGCTTGAACAGCTTGCCCGCGAACCCCGAACTATCATATTTTATGAATCCCCCCGTCGCATGCTGACCCTCCTTCAAGAAATTGTTGCGATGATGGGGGACCGCTACGGTGTCCTGGGTCGGGAGATGACCAAGCTGCACGCAGAATTTGTCAGGGGGCATCTGTCTGAAATACACAGCCGCCTGAAAGCGCGCTCGGCCATAAAAGGTGAATGCACCCTCCTTGTCACGGGATGTCAGGAAACTCAAGATGTATCTTTGGAAACGATTCGAAATGAAATCATCAAACGCCTTGAAGCCACGGACGACAGCCTGCGCGATCTGGCGAAGACCATTGCTAAAAAATACGGTATTTCCAAAAACAAAGTTTACGAAGAAGCCTTGAAAATCAAAGGCAAAATGCAAGGTGCAGAGCGCAAAGCGTAAATCGTATCTCGAATGAACCGAAACTTAAATCATATTTATCACGAAAGCATCCCGCCTCGGCGGGAAAAACACGAAAAAGAATATTATTTCGTTTTTTCGGGAGTATCAAATTTGCCTGTTAAGATGGCAGCACTTCATTAGAATGAATAGGCTTTTAATCCAAAATCGAACGATCCATCCGGTTATACTTGCGGTGCCGGAAAATGACCGGCAGTTGTCCGGCAGAGAAAAGGTCGACAATTTAAGCCGTCATGCCAGGCGGGCACTGGAAATATCCGCCCAAAAAAGCGGTATTTCTTTGACTGAGCTTAAAAAGGATGAAAACGGGGCTCCTTTGCCGTTTGATGGAAATTACTGGTCGCTGACCCATAAACCCCGATATGTCGGTGCTGTTGTCGCCAAGGTCCGGATTGGAATCGATATCGAAAAAATCCGCCCCTGTTCGGAAGCGCTGTTCAAAAAAACAGCCGACCGCCGGGAATGGGACCTGGCGGATGCGAGTTCATCCATGATTTTCTTTCGCTACTGGACGTCAAAGGAGTGTGTCCTCAAAGCTGCCGGTACCGGCATGCGGGATTTGAAAAAATGCCGCATCGTGCAGCTTAGCGACGATCGTCATCTTGTGATTGACTATCAGGATACCAAGTGGCACATTGAACACTTGTTTTTCGACGGCCACATTGCCTCTGTGGTCAAAAACGACTTTGATATTCAATGGACAATTATAACTTAACCCTGCCAAGCCATAAATAAACAGGACAAAGTTCTCTTTTTACAAAATAAAGTTGTCATTCTTACAAAGAAGTGCCTAAAATGCCCATAGTGATCTAAAGTGCCTGAAGTTGTTGAATTCTATCAATTTTAATTAAATAGGGGGCAAGCCGACTTCGCCAGCCTACTCCGCCGTAGTAAGGCTACGAAGGCCGGATAGTAGCTGCCGACTTCGCCATAGTAGCTTTAGCTACGACGGCTGAATGGCTACGACGGCTGAAAGCGACACCTTAACTTTAGTCACTTTAAATTTTAGCTCACTTCAAACTTTCTTTAGCTTATGATCATTTCTGCCAATCAACCTTATTTTGCACCTTTTCCGGGGCTTTTCTATAAAATCCTGTGCTCGGATATTTTTGTTGTGCTGGACGACATCCAGTTTCCTCGCGGATTCACCTGGATGACCCGAAACCGTTTCAAAAACGATCAGGGAACGCTGTGGATGACGATACCGGTCCAAAAGAAGGGGCTGGGGCTTCAGAACATTGATGCCGTCAGGATTTACCATGAAGGCCGCTGGGCATGCAAACACCTGTCCAGCCTGAAAAACGCTTACGCCAATGCTCCCTACTTTAAGGAACATCTACCGTTGCTTGACACCTTGTTTGCATCGGGGTTTTTATCAGGATTTGAAAAACTGATTGACTTGAATCTGGAAATTATCCGGT
Protein-coding sequences here:
- a CDS encoding YraN family protein; this encodes MQNQRQQFGKESESIAVKHLKKNGYKILEQNYRNPLGEIDVIAKDKNTLVFVEVKARRSGGYGSPKWAVTPKKQRQISKVALYYLKAVKQKNVKARFDVVAISSTDDNPRIELIKNAFELAYG
- a CDS encoding WbqC family protein — encoded protein: MIISANQPYFAPFPGLFYKILCSDIFVVLDDIQFPRGFTWMTRNRFKNDQGTLWMTIPVQKKGLGLQNIDAVRIYHEGRWACKHLSSLKNAYANAPYFKEHLPLLDTLFASGFLSGFEKLIDLNLEIIRYLLKLLDIDTKMILLSELGIQARGNRLLIEICRALGASRYLAQSPARKYLDPDLFRDAGIELTYFRPPSLIYPQLWGSFIPNLSAFDLVFNCGPKARAILTAAKETIP
- the rsmI gene encoding 16S rRNA (cytidine(1402)-2'-O)-methyltransferase, which codes for MLLNSPTDNSGHTQKPGELYVVATPIGNMKDITIRALEVLGQVDLIAAEDTRHTGRLLAHHQIKGRFVSYHEHNEAERTPELLNKLKTGLSVALVSNAGTPSVSDPGYRLISAAVAGGINVIPVPGVSAAVCALSAAGLPTDSFVFVGFPASKKARRLKQLEQLAREPRTIIFYESPRRMLTLLQEIVAMMGDRYGVLGREMTKLHAEFVRGHLSEIHSRLKARSAIKGECTLLVTGCQETQDVSLETIRNEIIKRLEATDDSLRDLAKTIAKKYGISKNKVYEEALKIKGKMQGAERKA
- a CDS encoding 4'-phosphopantetheinyl transferase superfamily protein, coding for MNRLLIQNRTIHPVILAVPENDRQLSGREKVDNLSRHARRALEISAQKSGISLTELKKDENGAPLPFDGNYWSLTHKPRYVGAVVAKVRIGIDIEKIRPCSEALFKKTADRREWDLADASSSMIFFRYWTSKECVLKAAGTGMRDLKKCRIVQLSDDRHLVIDYQDTKWHIEHLFFDGHIASVVKNDFDIQWTIIT
- a CDS encoding type I restriction endonuclease subunit R — protein: EGDTKSFTIDFIDWKNPENNFYHCTAEYKVERIGFQKHYIPDIVLFVNGIPLVVIECKRSAYTQTKKKPIDFAIDQLDDYQAKDGIPQLFLYSQLLLALARDKARYGTTGTARQFWAVWREELLDTPVKKLMDQPLDQEDIDKLLSLPFADVRNVYLSILEKGREVYEQDRALYALCRPERLLELAYKFILYDGGIKKIARYQQYFTVHDIMDRVMSAAANEPRPGGVVWHTQGSGKSLTMVMLAKSLALRPDILNPKVILVTDRIDLDHQICGTFRACGLEPKQANTGKHLVDLLLDHRSHVVTTLIHKFATAVSNRKLTRADRNTFVLVDEGHRSQYHEQHARMRPALKGACFIAFTGTPLAKSAKKNTFAQFGDLFRPPYTIARAVEDKAVVPLLYEGRHVPQEVEKNAIDGWFEKLTLGLTKDQQADLKRKFSTERQLNKATQKVRMIAWDVSLHYAMAYQGTGLKGQLVTPGKETALKYKQFIDEFGLVSTEVLISAPAVREGEDKGFEPSQTETAFWREMMDRYGSGKNYSKQLINAFKHGDSPEIIIVVDKLITGFDAPANTVLYLARKLKEHTLLQAIARVNRLHQGKEYGLILDYSGVIEELDQAIDFYSLLADYDRSDLEETVTYISDKAAELPQLHSNVWEIFSEVKGTKDPEVYEVHLRDADLRNKFYERFSLFARTLSLALSSTNFLETTPLKTINTYKTDLKFFQNLRAAVTQRYQETINFSEYEPKIKKLIDTHVGAGDVEQLCEPINLLDARERQQVLENNGVSVGAKADKIASATRHVIEQEIAKDPAFYRKFSKLLEEVIEAYHAGRLKALEALEKIKDISTKVITHTDDDIPSELIGKDLARRYFGCVSEALSEYGEAKDKPGTDIALQVSERITPYKIRDWRTNQDAINKMRGEIDDILFEVAEQYSLDLSLDDHDAIIDRCIEVAIANED